The Mobula hypostoma chromosome 5, sMobHyp1.1, whole genome shotgun sequence region tcagtAGTTGGGATGACttagtgaatcctttcccacattctgagcaggtgaatggccactccccactgtgaactgactggtgtaccagtagttgggatgacttagtgaatcctttcccacattctgagcaggtgaatggccattccccactgtgaactgactggtgtgccagtagttgggatgactgagtgaatcctttcccacattctgagcaggtgaacggcctctctccagtgtgaactcgctgatgactctgtagggcgGATGTTTGAGTGAATCTCtttccacagactgagcaggcgaacggcttctccccagtgtgaattcgctgatgactCCATAGgtcggatgactgagtgaatcccttcccacattctgagcaggtgaacggcttctccccagtgtgaactcgctgatgactctgtagggtggatgatcgagtgaatctcttcccacattctgagcaggtgaatggcttctccccagtgtgaactcgctgatgactctgcaagtgggatgactgagtgaatctcttctcacagactgagcaggtgaatggcctcttccctgtgtgaactgactggtgtgccagtagttgggatgactgagtgaatcctttcccacattctgagcaggtgaacggcttctccccagtgtgaacccgctgatgactctgtaggttggatgactgagtgaatctcttcccgcagtctgagcaggtgaacggcttctccccagtgtgaattcgctgatgactctgcaggtgggataactgagtgaatcccttcccacagtctgagcaggtgaacggcctctccccggtgtgaactgactggtgtgtcagtagttgggatgactgattgaatcctttcccacattctgagcatgtgaacggccactccccactgtgaactgactggtgtgccagtagttgggatgacttagtgaatcctttcccacattctgagcaggtgaatagccactccccactgtgaactgactggtgtgccagtagttggaatgactgagtgaatcctttcccacattctgagcaggtgaacggcctctctccagtgtgaactcgctgatgactctgtagggcggatgattgagtgaatctctttccacagactgagcaggcgaacggcttctccccagtgtgaattcgctgatgactCCGTAGgtcggatgactgagtgaatcccttcccacattctgagcaggagaacagcttctccccagtgtgaattcgctggtgggtcagtagttgagatgactgactgaatcccttcccacagtctgagcaggtgaatggcctctctccagtgtgaactcgctgatgtaccttaagcttagatgagcaagtgaatgccttcccacagtctgagcaggtgaatggcctctctccagtgtgaactcgctgatgtaccttaagCTTAGATGAGCaagcgaatcccttcccacagtccaagcaggTGAACCGCCGCTTcctggtgtgaactcgctggtgagccattaggtcagatgactgagtgaatcctttcctagaaattcagcagatgaccagcctctgcccagtgtgaactgactggtgtgtccacaggatGGTCGATTAAATCCTTTGCTCCACTTAAATATctagacagagacagcaaaactggcgtgcGGTGTTTGAGATTCCTGGAgacaaattccttctcatttttaacctgtaaaaagatttacaaaatccatcaaggggtgtaggacaacatttcagatgagattacTTGAGTTGCCAAGGTTTGATGCagcatcacactgttacagtgaggttcaCCCAAGCTGGAGAGAGAAATTATCTTGTAACTGGGCACAGCACTGGTATCTGGAGTGACCATCAATtccctgatgctcttcctgtctctataagaatggggcatttctgcagTCTCCAATTTGTGCcttggctcagtttgactctctctaTTGGTATCATTCTCTGTTCCTGCCAAGCAGCATGGgtgcctggccccacagtaactgaaacaatCTCACACAAATAGTGTTTCTTGACgtgcagctgggattttcttttatgtaTTATCAACTTAAAGTGCCACAGTTTTAACGTCATATAAAGAATTCCTGCTGAGATGAATGGTTGGTGCGCACAGCTGTTAAAAGGACTTTCTGGtattatttttgaatttttgtattatttcaggtttttgtcacagtcatagaaaattacaacacagaaacaggccctttgggccatctagtttgtgctgaactatttaaactgcccactcccatacccctaccatctaggTACTTTCACAAacctttaaatgttgaaatcgagttcgcatgcaccacttgtgctggctgctcattccacacctggatgatggtctgtgtgaagaagtttcccctcatgtaccccttaatgtttcacctttcatccttaacccatggcctctggctgtagtcccacccaatctcagtggagaaAGACAGCTTGCATTtcccttatctatgcccctctatcacaatcaaatctcccccacaatattctacattccaaggaataaagtcctaacctgttcaatctttccttataacccaagtcctccagacctggcaacatcctcatgaattttctctgaactctttcaacctcttttacatgtttcctgtaggtaggtgaccaaaactgcacacaatactccaaattaggcctcgccaatgtcttctacaagtcaacataacatccatctaTTGTTGTCAGTACTttggttcatgaaggccaatgggcTAAAATCTTTCTTTCCgtccctatctaactgtgataccactttcagtgaattaaggACCTGTATTCCCGGGTCCCTTTCTTCTACAACACTCCTCCGTACCCAACCAGTCACTGTGAAAGACCTCCCTTGATCGGTCATACCAAAATTCaacaactcacacttgtctgcattaaatttcacttTCCATTTCTCAAACCATTTTCCCAGCCAGTCCAGAtcgcactgcaagccatgatagtcttcctcactgtccactacacccccagtcttggtgtcagccacaaatttgctgatccagttaaccacactatcatccagagtactgatacagatgacaaaccacaatagatccagcactgatccctgtggcacaccactagtcacaggcctacaGTCAGAGAGGCGACCATCTACTACACAATCTGGCTTCTCCCAACAacagtgtctcatccaatttactatctcatcttgaatgctgagtgactgaaccttcttgaccaaactcccatgagactttgtcaaatgccttgctaaagtccatgtagacaacatccactgtattgccttcatccactttcctgacaACTTCCTGGAGAGACTTTGTAAGATCTGTTAGATGTgctcaaagccatgctgtctatccttaatcagtccacatcCATCCAAAGACGGGCAAGACCTGAAATACTTTTTTCAtctctatttactcaggagatggacacgggGTCTATGGGAGTGTGGAAAAGCGGCATTAACATCATGGATCCTGtacagattaaagaagaggagaTGTTTACTATCCTGAAGCAGATTAGGGTGCATAAATCtccagggcatgacaaggtgctccctcggaccctacgggaggtaagtgcagaaattgtcgggcACCTAGCAGAGATAATTCAATTACCCCTGGTGACAGGGGAAGGTAACAAAGGATTGGAGAACACCCAATGTTATTTCGctgtttaacatagaacataaaccatagaaacccacaacatattacaggcccttcagcccacaaagttgtgccaaccatgtaacctactctagaaactgcctagaatttccctaacacatagtgctctatttttctaagctccacgtacctgtctaagattctcttaaaagaccctattgtatctgcctctaccactgccgctggcagtccattccatgcatccacctctctctgtgtgaaaaacttacccctgacatccccttgggacacattttcaagcaccttaaaactgtgccccctcatgttagccatttcagccctgggaaaaagcctctggctatccaaatgatcaatgcccctcatcatcttatacacctaaaaaaggctctaagcataaacaaggaaattatacattgctttgaggatttgttcgaaatatatacaataatgaggctatagatagggtaaatgcaaacaggctttttccactgaggttgggtgggacaacaaccagagggcatgggtaagtggggaaggtgaaaatttaaggggaacatgtgaaGAAACTCTTCATTGAAATGGtcgtgacagtgtggaatgagatgccagcacaagtggttcaaGCCAGCtcaatttcaccatttaagagaagtttggataggtacctggatggtaggggtatggagggctgtggtcccagtgcaggaaGTTGCATTAGAGAGTTTAAATATTTTCGTCATtgtctagatgggccgaatggcctgtttgaCAGAACATCTCCATGTCcctatgacagagaagctggccaaacttgATTGGGAGCGGAGACTGGTAGGAATGACGATGGAAcgtcaatggctggagtttctgggagcaattcgggaaGTGAGtgacagatacatcccaaagaagtggaagcattggaaaggcagcaggacacaaccatggctgaaatgagaagccaaagcaaacataagagccaaagagagggcaaataatagaACAAAAACTATTGGAAAgtttttagaaaccaacagaagacaacagattcggagcaagaaggctgtgGATGAAAGACTAAGGAATTTTGGAGAGAAGGTATTTTAACTACTCGGGGTAAAAGACAGGCGACTGCGCAGGCATATGATGTCAGCCAGTAtagtgggaaaagtttaaaaagaccaCCATATCCAGCAGGAGGTGGTcagagcgggcagcagagtgagagggtAGCACAGTGATAGGggtttggctcaacgggcttaggctaTAACGAGACAAGGTAGGTTTATTTGTGTTTATTGAGGAAAGGAAGTTGTATgcgtgtgaggccggttttctgtgctcggtgtcagatgtgggaagtcctggagtctcccagcctcctgtacagccatatctgcacccggtgtgtcAAGCTGCAGTCCCTAAGGGAcccagttagggaactggagatgcagcttgatgaccttcgtttggtcaaggaggtgatagaaaggagttttaggcaggtggtcacaccggggccacgggagacagaccagtgggtcacagtcaggagagggaaggggaagagtcaggtacttgagagtaccccttgacaataagtactcctgtttgagtacgaGTGGGGGGGtggcagcctacctgggggagcaacagtggccacgcctctgacacagaaaggtagggaaaagaagaggatGGAAGCAGtggtaggggactctatagttaggggctcagacaggtgattctgtggacgcaggaaagaaattcggatggtagtttgcctcccaggtgccagggtccaggatgtttcaaatcatgtccatgatattctgcagtgggagggagaacagccaggggtcgtggtacatattggtaccaatgacataggtaggaaaagggaagaggtcctgaaacaagactacagggagttcggaagcaagctgagaagcaggaccgcaaaggtagtaatctcgggattactgcctggtgccacgcgacagtgagtataggaatagaatgaggtagaggataaatgtgtggctgagggattggagcagggagcaggggttcagatttctggatcattgggacctcttatggggcaggtgtgacctgtacaaaaaggacgggttgcacttgaatcccagggggaccaatatcctggcggggaggtttgctaaggctactggggagagtttaaactagaattgttgggagttgggaaccgaactgaagagactggcgAAGAGccagttggctcacaaacagagaaagcttggagacagtgtctgagggaggataggcaggtgatagagaagggacgcgctcagacagatggtttgaaatgtgtctattttaacacaaggagtattgTGCACAAAGCGGAACAGCttcgagcgtggatcagtacttggagctatgatgtggtggccattacaaagacttggatggctcagggacaggaatggttacttcaagagccgggttttagatgtttcagaaaagacagggagggaggcatggCACTGTCAATCagtgatagtgtcacggctgcagaaaaggtggacgtcatggagggactgtctacggaatctctgtgggtggaggttaggaacaggaa contains the following coding sequences:
- the LOC134347111 gene encoding gastrula zinc finger protein XlCGF26.1-like isoform X1; amino-acid sequence: MAHQRVHTRKRRFTCLDCGKGFACSSKLKVHQRVHTGERPFTCSDCGKAFTCSSKLKVHQRVHTGERPFTCSDCGKGFSQSSQLLTHQRIHTGEKLFSCSECGKGFTQSSDLRSHQRIHTGEKPFACSVCGKRFTQSSALQSHQRVHTGERPFTCSECGKGFTQSFQLLAHQSVHSGEWLFTCSECGKGFTKSSQLLAHQSVHSGEWPFTCSECGKGFNQSSQLLTHQSVHTGERPFTCSDCGKGFTQLSHLQSHQRIHTGEKPFTCSDCGKRFTQSSNLQSHQRVHTGEKPFTCSECGKGFTQSSQLLAHQSVHTGKRPFTCSVCEKRFTQSSHLQSHQRVHTGEKPFTCSECGKRFTRSSTLQSHQRVHTGEKPFTCSECGKGFTQSSDLWSHQRIHTGEKPFACSVCGKRFTQTSALQSHQRVHTGERPFTCSECGKGFTQSSQLLAHQSVHSGEWPFTCSECGKGFTKSSQLLVHQSVHSGEWPFTCSECGKGFTKSSQLLTHQSVHTGQRPFTCSDCGKGFTQLAHLQSHQRIHTGEKPFTCSECGKRFTQSSNLQSHQQVHTGEKPFTCSECGKRFTRSSNLQSHQRVHTGEKPFTCSKCGKGFTQSSQLLAHQSVHTSQLL